A window of the Cannabis sativa cultivar Pink pepper isolate KNU-18-1 chromosome X, ASM2916894v1, whole genome shotgun sequence genome harbors these coding sequences:
- the LOC115697916 gene encoding uncharacterized protein LOC115697916 — MVFYFKARPEAGDYTIFMGLDKHENEELIKYGFPEDIWFHVDKMSSAHVYVRLHKGQTIDDISEGLLEDCAQLVKANSIQGNKVNNIEVVYTPWSNLKKTASMDVGQVGFYNSKMVRTVRVEKRINEIVNRLNRTKVERTPDLKAEREAVNAAERAERKLHLREKKRREEIERLEKERQAEMRSYKGLMVSENMTSNKQIASASKSLQELEEDFM, encoded by the exons ATGGTTTTCTACTTCAAAGCCAGACCAGAGGCCGGAGACTATACGATTTTCATGGGTCTCGACAAGCACGAGAACGAAGAGCTCATCAAGTACGGTTTCCCTGAAGacatttg GTTCCATGTCGATAAAATGTCTTCTGCCCATGTTTATGTTCGACTGCATAAAGGGCAAACCATTGATGATATAAGTGAAGGATTACTGGAAGACTGTGCACAGCTGGTCAAAGCAAATTCCATACAAG GTAACAAAGTGAACAATATTGAGGTTGTTTACACCCCATGGTCCAATTTGAAGAAAACAGCATCCATGGATGTTGGCCAAGTTGGTTTCTACAATTCGAAGATG gTTCGAACTGTGCGTGTGGAGAAGCGGATTAATGAGATAGTTAATAGATTGAACAGGACTAAAGTGGAAAGGACACCTGATCTgaaag CTGAGCGAGAAGCAGTGAATGCTGCAGAAAGAGCTGAGAGGAAGCTGCATCTGAGGGAGAAA AAGCGACGAGAGGAGATAGAAAGACTTGAAAAGGAGAGACAAGCAGAAATGAGAAGTTACAAAGGATTGATGGTTTCTGAAAATATGACATCTAACAAACAGATTGCATCTGCGAGCAAATCCTTGCAGGAACTGGAAGAGGACTTCATGTGA